The Phoenix dactylifera cultivar Barhee BC4 chromosome 17, palm_55x_up_171113_PBpolish2nd_filt_p, whole genome shotgun sequence genome contains a region encoding:
- the LOC103712236 gene encoding protein NONRESPONDING TO OXYLIPINS 2, mitochondrial-like isoform X1: MALVSGLRSLNRISLSSMRSFVPKSKGTTPSPSSAAAGARIAATRTAASSSPSPTRRFPSFSRSPVELGCLNGSLFPLHSAVAAARLTSCLSLTSRSCRALSQDGIDGT; the protein is encoded by the exons ATGGCTTTGGTCTCCGGCCTTCGATCCCTAAACCGTATCTCGCTCTCTTCTATGCGATCATTCGTCCCCAAATCCAAGGGAACGACGCCGTCCCCTTCCTCTGCCGCTGCAGGTGCCCGAATCGCCGCCACCAGaaccgccgcctcctcctccccttctccaaCTCGCCGTTTCCCATCGTTCTCGAG GTCTCCGGTGGAACTGGGATGCTTGAATGGGTCACTCTTCCCCCTTCACAGTGCAGTGGCGGCGGCGAGGCTGACGTCGTGCCTGAGCTTGACGTCTAGGAGCTGCCGTGCTCTCTCACAGG ATGGAATTGATGGTACGTGA
- the LOC103712236 gene encoding protein NONRESPONDING TO OXYLIPINS 2, mitochondrial-like isoform X2 produces MALVSGLRSLNRISLSSMRSFVPKSKGTTPSPSSAAAGARIAATRTAASSSPSPTRRFPSFSRSPVELGCLNGSLFPLHSAVAAARLTSCLSLTSRSCRALSQGT; encoded by the exons ATGGCTTTGGTCTCCGGCCTTCGATCCCTAAACCGTATCTCGCTCTCTTCTATGCGATCATTCGTCCCCAAATCCAAGGGAACGACGCCGTCCCCTTCCTCTGCCGCTGCAGGTGCCCGAATCGCCGCCACCAGaaccgccgcctcctcctccccttctccaaCTCGCCGTTTCCCATCGTTCTCGAG GTCTCCGGTGGAACTGGGATGCTTGAATGGGTCACTCTTCCCCCTTCACAGTGCAGTGGCGGCGGCGAGGCTGACGTCGTGCCTGAGCTTGACGTCTAGGAGCTGCCGTGCTCTCTCACAGG GCACATAA